GGTCCATCATATCTTCTAACCCATACCGTATCTCCTGAACTATTATATTTTATCGTTGCATAGTCAGGATAAGCCGTTGTGTCCATACTACTTCCCGTTACATATACATTTCCACTATCATCCACTGCCATTGCATATGCGTGGTCAAAATATGGATAACCAACCCTATCATACCTCGCTACCCACATTTCATTTTGTGCAAATATCTGTACCGGTAATATAAATCCTATAAAAATTAGCATTTTTTTAATCATCCTTCCCACTTTTTCCCTCTGCACCTCTGTAGTGTTGTCATTCTGAGGCGAAGACGAAGAATCTCTCTGTTTGTCTCTTCTCTCTTTGTTTTAAATGCCTGCCGTTCTTTTTGGCATGGTCTGCGATGAGAAATTTCTTTACCTTAATCTATCCTTATTTTTATTTTGTTATTATTACTATGATTACTATTAATGCTTTCCATATTTAATCTTTGTCAATAAGTCTTTAGGCTTAGGGAGGTTCTCTAGTCCTGGTTTAACATTGAAAGATATACTTTTTCTACGGCTGTTGCCATAGCTGTCCACGAATATTTTACTGCAGTTTCTCTCGCTTTTATACTAATTGATTTATATAAATCCCTGCTTTTGTATAATAACTCCATCTTTTCTACAAGTTCTTCAAAAGTATCAAAAGTTAATCCGTTTATCCCGTCACTAATAATTTCAGAACTCCCCGCAAATTTAGATACAATAACCGGAGTTCCACAAGCCATTGCTTCCAAAACTACATTTCCAAAACTATCATATAAACTCGGAACAACTAGAATATCCGCCCCCTTATAAATTTTCGCGATGTTACTTTGAAACCCTATAAATTTAATGTTGTTTTCCATGCCATATTCTGCTACTTTATTAATATACGAAATCCTTTCCTGCCCCACAATTAATAGTTTAATATCCGGTGGCATCTGTTTCATAGCATTTAATAATAAATCTATTCCTTTACGTTTAATTAAGTCCCCGACAAAAAGCATAATAAAACTATTACTGTCAGTGGTACCGGCAAGATATGAATCTAATACCCTTTGACGGGAAATGTCACGGTTATCAGGAGTAAACTCTTCTAAATCCACACCATTATGAATAATATTTATTCTTTTGGGATCTATCCCTATATATTCTTGCAAGTCATCCTTTAATTTTTTTGAAACGGCAATAATATTCTTCCTGCTTTGCATATTATTATTTCCAAAGCTTTCGGGAATAGTTAGTTTCTTATACATCCATTTTTCTGACCAACTGTTTACTATTGCGCAAAACCTATGATATATTCCTTTTTCATATTTCTTACTCCTATTATGACAATAATGACAGGTGCTTATATCCCAAAAATCTGTCGTAGTACATCCGCTGTCTATGTGAATTATATCATAATATTCAGCTCTTTTACGCTTTATAATTTTTAACCTCCAATTAATAATTATAAGAAATAAAATATTGCGGATAATAGCCGGTTTTTGAGGAATCTTTATAATAAAAAATTTAATCTTATTATGCTGGATAAGATTGGCGTCTACAGTTTCACCATACAAA
Above is a window of bacterium DNA encoding:
- a CDS encoding SBBP repeat-containing protein, whose protein sequence is MIKKMLIFIGFILPVQIFAQNEMWVARYDRVGYPYFDHAYAMAVDDSGNVYVTGSSMDTTAYPDYATIKYNSSGDTVWVRRYDGP
- a CDS encoding glycosyltransferase family 4 protein, which translates into the protein MRIAIISHNIVRYGSGQGKVTYELVRYLLEKGYFVDLYGETVDANLIQHNKIKFFIIKIPQKPAIIRNILFLIIINWRLKIIKRKRAEYYDIIHIDSGCTTTDFWDISTCHYCHNRSKKYEKGIYHRFCAIVNSWSEKWMYKKLTIPESFGNNNMQSRKNIIAVSKKLKDDLQEYIGIDPKRINIIHNGVDLEEFTPDNRDISRQRVLDSYLAGTTDSNSFIMLFVGDLIKRKGIDLLLNAMKQMPPDIKLLIVGQERISYINKVAEYGMENNIKFIGFQSNIAKIYKGADILVVPSLYDSFGNVVLEAMACGTPVIVSKFAGSSEIISDGINGLTFDTFEELVEKMELLYKSRDLYKSISIKARETAVKYSWTAMATAVEKVYLSMLNQD